aGATCTAATCAAATTATAATCAACATCTAGCAATTACGAATGCGACTGTGGCGCCTGGTAGGCGACGGCTGCCAGACCATCGTTTACATAGCGTCTGCGACAACTATTTGACCTCTTGGGGAGGAACGCAAGATTGCCCCTTCGCCCACTGGCGCTGGAGAACTCGAGGGAGGGTGGAGGCTAATGAAGCGCGCATGATTGGAATTCCAGCACACGAATGATGACGCGATGATGGCGAGACGACGTGTCTCAACGGAAACAACAACGGAGtagcagaaacaaaaaaaacacaacattctAACCCGCCCTGTGAGTGCCTTGAGGGGCCTTTCGATAACACAAGAACCGATTTAAAATCAAAATCCGCCCGCAGGTGTGGAATATGTGAATAACCTCGAACAAAAACGATGCGCAATAAAGACAATGCGGTACGCGAGggtattaaaaatgcaaatgcaaattaacACAAATCTACCAACTACTGGAATGGAATTACTAGACATTTTAAAGCTAGCCACGATGACTCACGTCGAAAACCATTTCAGACCACTTTCACTATCACCACTCCGTCGCATTGTCCAACTCACCTGTGATTCCGCTGAACATTTTCACACGCTTGCTGGTGTACACGACGCCGGAAAATGTGGGGTGAAAATGTGGGGTGCGCTAACCTTGAACTGGGGTGTtccggctgctggtgtgcaATTTCACTGCGAGTTTAACACGTCTGACTTGTCGTCCGCTTTGCTGCGTCGCAAAAAGACTCCAACGCCGTCCAACTGGTTCCACCCCTCGGAATAATGTGCTCGGAAactggtttttcggttttcgatgCGGTCGGTTCCTGCGGGATTCTGCGTGTGTGGCTGCAGACGAGGAAGTCTGTAAGCGAATGTGGTACTACGTTCGTACTACGAGCGactaaagctgctttcacaccGGGCGCGTTTTTAAAAGCGTTGGCGTTTTAtgacgcaaaaaaaacttAATTTGTTGTTCATAAATGGTTTTGTGTGAACGCTTCCATATATTTTCATGTGATACAACCGCGTTTTCTGCGTAAAAAAACACGCTGCGTCTATTACTGTCGTTTTACACGCGTAAAACGCGCCCGATGTGAAACTTGCACACAATTTCTGATTTAAGAGCGAAGACTCGAACCCAACCACGTTTggtttgaaatttaaaaaggCTGTTTAACActcttgttggtttttttttttcaagtaatTGGCTATTTCAACTAATCGCCTTGTTTCAAGGAGATTGTTAAAGACAGGCGACTACTGATAGTCATGTTGGGATTGTAGCTAGCTTTGCAGATAATATTGGTTAACATTTATAGTAGACATTAAAATTCGTAagcgccaaaaaccaaaaacagcaaagtataaaaataaaaattgagTTCAACAACTGCTCTAAATAAGATTCATCCAATGCAACTCCGGAATGTGGGTTGCGTTCCTTCACACCATCCGCTAGAGTGCATTCCGTTTCCGGACAAGCCTCTGCTCCTACAAGTGTTTGTTCCCTCACCATAAACAACCAGCATGGTTGCAACAAGGCGCAATCGGGCAAACACGTGCGCTTTGGTTGTGCTTCTATTTGTTTCCTTTGGCGCATATCCTAGCAACGCCCGGGTGGTTACCGTTGGCAACGTGGTGGTGCGGTTACCATATTTACAAccattcaacaacaaaacattcacTAAGTTCGCACTGGACGAGTTGGACGTTCTTAGTTGCCGAAACttttaaaatacattttacTCGCAGAAAATCGAAGATCGGATAAAATGGAGCTCGATCAAGGTGATGAGTAGTTGGGTAGGTTTCAGCAGTGCACAGTATGGAGCTCAGTTTGTACGGTTCACAggtgagaaaaagaggaagtaGCAATAATGGTTTCTAAAAAGCGTCCCCAAACAAccatcactactaccactaccactaacAAGGTAGGTCATGGTGGACGCTGTAGTGGCCTGCGTATAACGCACCTTTCGACCGTCTGCTTTGACAGATTAGTCTGGCAGCGCGCGAGAAACCAACATCAGCCAACCACAGGGAACGTCCCGGATCGGCACTGCAACACGGTACCCGACCTTACTCGGGGCCTGGACCTCACATCCGGCGACCCCTATCGGCGGACAGCACTCAATACCCATACCGGAAACGTCCTTCGTCTTGCGGAAGTAGCGGACAGCCCGCGTCACCGTTCCATCAGCTGCAACACTCGAAACGTTGCACGTCATCGTCTAGCCTCCTGCTGAAAGGATTGCTTCCTGATCCGATCTCGCGCTACTGGGATTCGAAGACCACTCCCAGGCTGGTAaggacaccatcatcaactTTAGGAGGCTCATCGAACAGTGTGGAACGGGTGGGGCTGAGGCGCCAGCAAACCCAAGCTTCACTGCATCACACGGGCCGCCACGTGGTGAAGAACAAGTGCCGCAAACGCTCCACTGCGAGCATTGGTGCTGCATCCAACAAGCGCCCTCAAAACCCTTCCCTTGACAGGAGGTCTCGGCGACGGAATAGTtccgaggaagaggacgaagaggacAGCAGTATGGACGAGATGGAAGACACGCAGGAGTCCAACAATGAGGCCGAGCTTGAGGGAATATGGCGTGGTAAACCTTTGAATCACCGGTCAAACGAGAAGAAACGCTCGGGACCCATGGTTGCGCTGCCTCTTAACCGGAAGTCCGATGGTCCGTTGCTGATTGATGGGGGGctgaaaaagaacaacaactcTCCGGAAAAGCAAGTCAACCGGAAACTAGATCTACCGGGAAGGGTGTCCTTCAGCTCGAACGATCCGTACGAGATTGATTATAGCGAGTTCGAGGAGAATGAGTTTGATCGTTCGAAGGACATCGCTTCGAAGCGGTTTGGTAGCGTCAAGTTCGAGGAAGACATGACGATCAGTTCGGGCTACGAGACAAAGTGTGACGATGGCGGTAACGGATCGCTAGCGAAACCTTCATCCAGTAAACCCATCTGTGATGTCTcagaatcgaacaaaattatTGAGGACTACAAAAAGGAAATCGAGGATCTAAACCGTCGGCACAATATGGAGCTGCGGATGGCGGTATGCCGGTCGGATGGAGATGACGTGGCCGATAGACCCGCGGTGGCATCGAAAACGTACGATCCCAAGTGTTTCACCCCATCGGAGACACCGGAAGAGCTTTTTATCAACACTTCCACTTCTACGAAGGCACTCGAGAGCACGACTGAGGATACGGATATCGAGCTGGATAGGCCAACCAGGGTACGGTTAGAGAAGAACGTTATCAATGAGTACTACGAGTGTATCAACGAGATCATCACCGAGCAGTCACCTTCGAGAGGAACGCATCGAAACCCATTAGAGACCATCGATGTAGGCCATGATCTGATACCAGAGCCACCGGATTCTAAGGAGGATCCCATCCAGCGTAACCTGAACAACGAGTGCACCAAGAGTGGACCGAAAGACAAACAGTTCTCGGGATCGAGTGGCAATGGTGGTACcgctggaaaaggaaaatccaaTGAACAACAATCGAAAAACCGGCTAGACTCTAGTGTCAGTCCTGTTATAAAGAATTATTTTAAAGTAAAAGAGCAGAACATTGCATCCGACAGTCGAAGTAGTCCGGCAGCTAGTGGAAGCGCGAGTAGCAGTAAATCTGGAGGACACTCGAAGGGGGGTGGTACTCTGTTATCGAAACGCAGTAGCAAAGAAAAACCCAAGTCGGCCGATACGCACAAATCCATTCTACGGAatgcaaagaaacaaaataataatggTGGCAGTGGAGGTACCGTTGGCTCCGGAGTGCGTGGCGGTAGTGGACTGTGTCGTGAGGATAGCAATATTTCCGAGTTTCACATCGATAGGGTTGTTAGCTGGATGTCGTGTAATGAGGAAACCTTTCCCGTTGGAAGTGTCGTGGGTTCAACGATCATGGATGAGAATCACGGTGATGAGCGACAGTGTTCCGCAGGTCTGGAGCAACAGGGTCCTAATTTGATCGATCAACCGCCCGCCTATAGTGCCACGTTTGAGCCCGTGAGCAGTAGATCCAAACCGGTTCGTGAACATGATCCGATAaaggcgagcagcagcgtgcaatCCAACTATGACGAGGATTCGGTCGTCAGTGGTAGTGCCAAGCAAAAATCTGGTAAGTGAATATAATCTAGTAGTCGCTTGGTGGGCAATATTCGCCTGATGGCGAGAAGAGTTTATCACTCTCGTTCATCTAGTACTCCTCAAACGGGATAAGGTTGAACATTTGAAAATGAAGGTAGGCTTTTAAGagcagaaaattaaaatggtttttagTATTTTCATGATCAGTCTCACTCCTGCACTAAGTAATCTATATGTGTTCCGCTATATGCAGTTCGAATTAaatttcgcttttctctcttcagATTTCCAATCGTTGAAGAATGAGGTCGAATATCGATTGAGCAACATTCTGGATTGCACCGATTCGCAGATCAGCTCAGGTTGCGAAGCTGATACGgcggaacagcaacagaaggatAAGGTGAAAGATCTGTTCTCCTACCTCGATCAGGTGGAGCGAAAGTGTGACAAATCGTCCGGCTACAAGGGATCAACGGCTGGCGGTTCGACCAGCATTAGCGGTGTACTACCCTCGGAATCGGACCGATCGGAGTTGGAATTTGCCGCCGAACCGGACTATATCGAGGCCGTGCCTAAGTGAGAGTTTTTCGTGGCCCATCCCCATCTAGGGAGGGTTGCTCTAAACAATGTCATCAACTGTCTCTCATGTTTTTAGAATGAACGATCTGCTGGAACTACCAACACATCAACTAGCACGCCGCGTGATCAAACTTTCGCTGCGCGCCAACGAGCTGAGCAACGCCATGCAGCTATCGAAGGATCACATTGCAACCGTGAAAGCGGACAAAGTGAAGGCAATACGCACGGAAAAATGTGCCCTGCAGGGTAAGCTGAAGGAACAGAAGAAACACTACGAGGACATCATCGGACGCCACCAGGAGTTCATCGATCAGTTGATCAAAGATAAATCAGGCCTTTGCGATAAAGTGACACAGATGACCCGACGGCTCGACTCGCAGAACCAGAGCTGGGAGCACCGGCTGAAGACGGAGCTGGAGCGGGCCCGTGATACTGCGCTGGCGGCAGAAAAAATCCGTCGCGAAAAATGGGTCCGCGAGAACACGAAAAAAATCAAGGAGCTAACGGTGAAAGGATTGGAGCTCGAGATCAATAAGATGACGGCCACACACCAGAAAGAGGTGGCCGAGCTAAagcgccagcaccaggacGAGATGGCGTGTGCGCTCGGTGAACTGAAACTGCAGTTCGAGCAGAAGGAGGCAGATGTACGCCAGGGGCTTGTAAAGGAGCGCGAAACGACACTGGAGCGTGAACGGCAGGCCTTGCTCGAGCGCTTCGAGCGTCAGGTTACCGAGGAGCGAACGAtcttcgagcagcagcgccagcatcTACTCAGTGAGTTCGATCTGGAAAAGGAGCGACTGCAAAAGGAGGCAGCTCGTAAGGCACAGTACGCCGAAAGTCAGCTGGAGGAGCTGAAGCGAGAGAACTGCAAAAACCTCGACTTTGCCCAGAAGGAGTACGTGCAGATGCTGAAGCAGCGTGAAACGAAACACCAGGACGAGCTGACGAAGCTACAGAAGCAGTTTGAATCCGATTTTTCCATCTGGAAGCGTGAGCACGAGCGCAAGTCAAAGTCGGAGTTAGAAGAGCGTGAAACCGTGATCCGCGGTCAGTGTCGGGCGGAGCGGGACCAACAAATTGATCGCATAGTAGCGAAGGTGGATGCCGAAACACAAAAATATCAGCTGGAGTTTGATGCCAAAATGAAGTAAGCTACCAGCGTGGCTTCGTAACTCCACTTCACTAACAGGATTCCttaatgttttccattccactaTATAGCCGTCTTAAGGAAAAGCATGAAGCCGAacagaaggaagcggaagctACGGAGGCGCTTTTGAAGCAAAAGTATCAGGATGCTCGCGTGAAACTGGCGGAAGCCGAAGCAACAATCCAGAATATGAAGGCTTCGGCCAAGCAAACCGATCTACAGCTCAACCACACGAAGAAGTTGTGCGACGATCTGCTACACGAGAAAGAAACGATGCGTGAGGAGGCACGACGGGAGGTGCAAAAGGATATGGCTAACATGCAGCGCGAACGAGAGCGTGAAATCGAACGAATTTACTGCAGGTAGGCTATTAGTTGTTGGTAGCTCTTTCTTGAATACTTACTTTACTAACCTGGGCTGTTGGTTGGTATTTCGCTTTCGCCCTTTTTCGTTATTAGAGTTCAACAGGCCATCGACAAAAAGGATGCAACCATATCGGCCCTCCAGAAGGAGATCGCAGGGCTGAAGGAGCGTTGCCTCAAACAGGACGCCATCATTCGGCAACAGCGCATAGACTATTGTATTAAGTAGTGGCAaccgcagtagcagtagtactgATGTTTGAATacaatttattttgattttagttTTTGTGAATCACATAATAGAAACTATCCTAGATAATGTCCATGTTTGCCCTACAAACTAATATTGCTTAACATCCGGTCGCCTCCCTCATTCATAGGAACCAGATAGGCCCAAGACAATCAATTACCGCCACTCATGAGTCCTTCGCCTGAACCACCACTTTCATCTCGTCTATGTCGATCTTGATGTCCTTTAGCGTCGCCAGAAACGGATCCGTCTCCGTGTTTGGCACTTTCGCGGGCAGAATCTTAGTGACGACTGCCACATCGGGATGATTGTTTGGTGCGTTGGAAAGATCCTTCGCAAAGGACACGTAATGCTGGACAACTGGAgtaggttgttgttgttgttgttgttgctgctgctgctgctgctgatcctgtGCCTTTTCACTATTCTCCAAATCAGTCAGAATGCGAAACACAGGCTTTGGGGCATCCGTATCCTTGTTATCCGCTACATCCACATCGAACCCCTGGCGTGAGGTCGAGCGTTTGATCGTAAAATTGGGTCGTCCGTGTGAAATTAACAGTTTCCGCGCGGTTCCACCAGATCCCCCATCGTTCCACCGATTCAGAGGACTTTTGGTGTCCTTTGTTGCTCTCTCGAAGGTACGCTCCTTGTTCGATTGCACCGGGTTGTTCCCTGGTGATGCCTTCGAGCCACCGTCTCCATTCCTAGGGGACgccggtggtgttgctggagaTGGTGAagcggcagccgctgccgTAAGTACTGGAGCAGGCTCGATCAGTGTGACCGGCAGCTTGGTGATCGCTTTCGGTGTTTCCAGAATGTCGGTATGGCTTACGGGGCTACCTGCTTTCGTTAGTGTTTTTATCTGCGACGGTCTGATCGAAGCAGTACCAGAGCGTACCTGTGGTGAAAGCAACTCCTTCGGCGTCGTTGGTAAGGACGCCGTACCAGTACTGCTACCGTTCGATGTTGTGTCAATGGTTAGTGGTTCCATAGCGGCAGCAGCCCGGAGATTATCGACGAAACTAGTGATCGGTACCTTTACCGTTGCAGTGTACATAGGGCTAGAAGACGTACTCTTGGTTGTCGGCTGTGCCTTAACCCTTGGTAAGGTATTTGAGAAAGAGTTATTGGTGGCTTGTTTAGTGCTGCCAGTGCTGGCCACAACGGGACTCGCTGGAGCCGGTGAGCTATTGAGTCGTGCTGCGCCCTTCTGGAGAGTTCCATTCGTCTTTGGAAGCGTATTCGATGCTGAACCGCCGCTGAACATGGCCGACAGGTTGGCTACCGCTGGAGCAACACCGGGAGAGGTGACTTTCTCGGGCCGACCCGCCTGAGGGCtagtgacggtgatggtgctcTTAGTTGATTCGTTTGCCACAGACTTAGGAGAACTTGAAGCCTTGGGCAAGGTGGTCATCGTTGTTGAAGAAACCGTTTTCTTCCATGGCGTCGGGCTCACAATCGGTTCGTTGGCTTCCGGTAACTTGGGAGTACTAGGGACAATTGGGCTAGTAGTCGCTGGAACAGCTTTCTTCCATGGTGTCGGACTTATATTGACTACCACAGTGTTTCCGTTTTGAACCGGtggcatcaccaccgtcacAGCCTTTGTCGCAGACTTCGGAGTGTCTACAGTTTTGTTCGACGGTGTGTTCGATGATGGAGGCTTCTGACCGAGCACAGGACTTGCTTGTTTAGGATGAGGGactgtagcagcagtagcagctgtagTAATAACTCCCCGTTCCTTATCAATCGCGTCGACAAGTGTCTTCAGTGGATTTTCCACCTTTGGAGTATCGGCATGTTTGTAGGTGGGTTCTGCTGCACCGTTCACCTTAAGCTGTATCTCGCTGCgcgttgcttcgatcgatctttcAATTTCCTCGTTCTTCGTGCAATCACCGTTGTCGACTTCCTGTTTCTTGATCTTGCGTTTCAGCGTATTGCGCAGTTCCGCCTGCAGGGCATCTTTTATCCCATCGATTCCCTGCTCATCTGTCGACGATCCCGGATGCTGGTCACATTTTCCATTGGCATCCACGACACCCTAAAATGAAACGAAGAGAATAAAGGATGTGGTGTTTAATGATCTTCAAATTATCCATTTATAATTATAGGTCGCTAGTCAAGGTCTCATTGTGATTACTTATGCCTTGCAGTCATCCAGTTTTATATCGAAAGTACTGACATGAATGCATGAGAAATTGAATAAGTAAGCGATCTCATTCTCAAAAAGGCGATAAGATATCATTTTCGCCATTCTCTACGAACGAGAGCTCTATTCCTACTCAGTCAATACACCACAGATGATCGCTGGTTGGCGATGTTCGTTTATCCCTCAGCAACAGTGCCCCGAGGCGATATTTAACCTTGTTTCCGCCAACTAATTGTTGCACTCGTGTATCATAATTGTGGTTAATACACACCGGGGCACGGTAACGGCCGAAGGTTGGATCGTTTGCGGTTAACACAGCGCATCAGGTTTAGCACGCTAGTCCAGTGAGGGAACAACAGCCACACCCGCCTCGAGGAACAAGCTGTGCAAGCAAATGCATCACGgtcaacgcacacacgcagagacgACATCATTCAAGTTGAAGTGACACTATCGCATGAGTCTTGTTTACTTGTCCGCAAACGAACCATTTTGGCCAATGATTCATTTTCTAACAAACACCACCCGCTGAGCTTAAAGTGTCGTTTCCATTCAGAACCTCTCAAATGGTTCCCATTAACAGGGACGGCGACGTGATGTGGTGTGGCAATAtacattccattttttttaacttccTCAGGGTTCGTATACTTATACTTATCAGTCACCTACATCGCGCCCTAGTGGCTTCACCATTATCGTGCGCTCGTGCGTCATGCTCGCTGTGAGCCCTATAGTCTCAGCAGCTGGGTTGCGGCAACACCTTCTATTGATCGCTGTTATCGAAAGAAACCTCCAAATCTTGTACCTCCATAATTACGCCGAATCATGCTACGTATCATAAATGCTTTGGAGATACATTCTCTTAGTTCGCATACCTGGACAATTGCCGGTGAATGTACCAGATGATGAAGAGAATCTCTTGGCTCACTTTGATGTAAAAAGTATAAGAAGATCATCACAGTAAAAACTGTGAGCCTGCCTGGATTGTCCCATTTTCATTATGATATTTTGTCACACAGAAAGGGGGCCACCAAACAACGGGACCGATCTACAGCATCCAAAGTGCATTTTCGCACAATTGACAATTCTACTCAAACGTCTCATTTGAAACGATGAAACAATTGTCAATAGGAATAGGGTAACGACGGAAGATCAAGCTGCGACTACATTTCATCACTCTAGGCCGAAGCACAATGTTGTTTCCTCTTTTGATCGTCCCGTCGTCATCACTCACGCCCGCGATCTGTCTCTTTGTGATGAGCATCCCGGAAGACAGAAATCCAAAGACAGTTGGTTCGCCGTGGCCTTCAGCAACTGATCGTCCGCCACACCGTTGCAGCTGTGTCCGTCCCTTGAAACACCGGTGCTTTGTCTCTTGTACATCGCATCGCCACTCTAACTTTGCATCCAATGGGCCAGTAGCATACGGGGTAGACACCGCTTTCCCAGGCCTCCCGAAACGATTTAAACATTTCCCACGGCCCGCACCTCCCATTTCCCATTGTTCCACTCCATCGTGGGACCACGGTGGCGGAGGGAAGGTGAAAGAGGTATCCTAGAGGGTAACCGCGAGCAGCTCCGAACCCGGCTATCTGCTAAGCAAGCAAACGCCACGGTGCTAACTATCGCTAACCAACTATTGCTGACCACTATTAGCGGCCTCTAATAGAAAACCGACACACCGAAGAGGGGTGGCCGATAAGTAAATAGCAGACACGCACGATTGATTTCTTGATCGCGATTGATTTCTTGTCCCCGAAATTCCACAATACTTCGTTATCGAATTTCGGAACCCCTCGATAACGCTCGCGCGCTGGTCGAACGTTCGTCGTAGGGTCGTAAAAAGGGATCGGAATGCCCCTGACATCGGGGCTCAAGCGAGCTCAAGGACAGGGCCAGTTACCGGCGCACACCGGCACAATTATCAGCCGGATAAATATTGGACGTTTGCACCTTGCCGAGTTGCGGCCCATGCACGagaatgtgtgttttggggggaTGGTTCGATAACCGGTTAACCCTAACCCCAACATTGACGTCACCGCAGGTGCGGATCGTGCTACACGACGATCTGACGCGGTGCTGCGGTTGCTACTTATTTACATTTAAGAATAAACCCCTGCCCCTGGGGGAAGCGATGCATCGCGACCTGAGCCACGACCGAGAAGTGCACTTCCGCGAGATAATTGCGACAGTGGTCTCAGAAGTTTACCGgttctttcctctttcttacGCGCGGCGGTCTCGATAAAGCAGGCGATGGCCATCGACTTCGCAGCGCATCGTTTCAAGTAGTGCTTGTCCAgggaacagagagacagatagtCCTTAATCCCCGGTTTAATCCTTACCACCGTTACACCACTGGCCAATCGAACGGGaccggaaaagaaaaactattcTATTGATAATGAACAGCGTGTGCGAACGCTTAAGGTGCCGATGAGTGTTCGCAAGACAGATCAGCTGCAATCCGTGGCGTATCAGTAGAAGGCCCAGGCACACTCAGACCCCTTTGATAGCGGTTCAATTGAAAAGGGGCTAAGGTCCTTGCGTAACGACACTCGCCTGAACACTTACGTTCGATCGTTGGATGAAGCCCGGCGTACTGCGATCGTTGGTTTTAGTCGGATTCAGGGTAACACCCGCACGAATGGCCGCCATCAGCTGGTCATTGTGATCAAGCGCTGGCCCCTTCGATAGTGAGGCTGATACTGGCGCTGGTGACACGTGTCCATTAGAGGGCGCTATAGGTGCCACCGGAGTGCccggggttggtggtggtggcggtggtggtggaggtgtcATTGTAACGTTCGCGAAACACTATCACTCGGCACTTTGGCAGTTCTAAGGCAGGAAAAGGTAGATCGTcagacacacagcaacacataAATCACGGCACGGGCCTTCCACTACCGCATGATCCTTGACCACACGGACACGGGGACGAACACGGGGAGACCGAAGCACTTTGTCTGATCGCCAGACTACACACTATACGTCGCGGACGGGCGTGAACACTCTGCGAACTGCGGTTCGCTCACGATGGGTTCGCTGCGGTTGGATACTCCCTCTACTGTCTGGCCACTCGCCGCGGTCTGTTACGAGCCTATGGGAGGGGATTCGATACGCATTAAGATAAGCTCACTGTTTGCTGCGTTTGCTGCTAGTGCCTTGGCTGACCTGTTGGCCGCTTGCTTATCTTATCGAACTGACGGACTGGCCGCAGAtagatttcgatttcgattccgaaggggggaagggggcagaGGGAAGATGGGAAGAGAGCAAGGTGGGGTACAATTACAACCCGCTCTCGCGGAGGAGTCAACAACACTTCCGAAAACAGACCCCCACTAAACACCCTGAACCACCGGTTCGTCGGCTCTTTATCGCCactatcgacgacgacgcaacgctCGGGGCTTGCGGCAAGTGCTTAAAATTCCATTTATGCTTTCCTCCGGTCCTCCGCGGACTCCACACGTGATACCCCCTGCGCACTGATATGCTTCGTACACCTCTGCCTTTAACACCAAATCGTTCGACCGACGTCTTTCGGTAGCAACACTTGCCGGTGGTTAATGTTGCGGTTTTGGGGCAGCTTCCTTGgccaccatacacacacacacgcacacacatacgatcACACGATCTTTACAGCATTTGCAACACAAATCAGGCGAAAGTCCGAAAGTTCCGACGAACGACGATCGTGTTTTTGGTCCAGTTTTTGAGGACTTTCTTTTCGAATGAAAAGCGAACacgtgccgctgctgctgctacagttaAATAGTCAGACTGGCGCGGCAGTCGAACCGGTCACGGTCACTACTGAAACGACTCTGAGGGGTCGCATTGTTGGCCCCCACCGTGAATGGCTGGAGCCATTcgctgttcgtcgtcgtcgctgtcgttgtcatcgtcgaaCCCTTTCCATCGGCTACTAAGCGGTCTCCTCTCCGCGAACCGCGGGAGACCGCATATTGCTGGAGTTGATAAATGCGCGAACTGATCGtgtctgacacacacacacagcatcgtcatcatcgtcaccccAACGTGACGCGTGTGGTGGTACTCGAAGAGCAGATTCCAAAGAATTCAATACATCGCGTGGTGATTCATCAGCTGCCGCGAGAACCGCGATCGAACCACAACAGCTTCTGAGAGCACAATGAAGCCTTTTTTGGAGCTGGCGCTTGTTTTGATAACATAAGAATCGTTCTTGGTGCGGTGGTGCACTGTGTCGTTGGAAGGCATTTGGGCaatccttcctttccgttgATCGCTAAAATTCGAAGGCTATGAATCAGCTTTGGGAGCGTATATGGGCACCCTGGCCCTGACTTCCCAATTTATCATTGATACCGCGTTCGGCTGGCAC
This sequence is a window from Anopheles darlingi chromosome 3, idAnoDarlMG_H_01, whole genome shotgun sequence. Protein-coding genes within it:
- the LOC125958123 gene encoding centrosomal protein of 131 kDa, with the translated sequence MELSLYGSQISLAAREKPTSANHRERPGSALQHGTRPYSGPGPHIRRPLSADSTQYPYRKRPSSCGSSGQPASPFHQLQHSKRCTSSSSLLLKGLLPDPISRYWDSKTTPRLVRTPSSTLGGSSNSVERVGLRRQQTQASLHHTGRHVVKNKCRKRSTASIGAASNKRPQNPSLDRRSRRRNSSEEEDEEDSSMDEMEDTQESNNEAELEGIWRGKPLNHRSNEKKRSGPMVALPLNRKSDGPLLIDGGLKKNNNSPEKQVNRKLDLPGRVSFSSNDPYEIDYSEFEENEFDRSKDIASKRFGSVKFEEDMTISSGYETKCDDGGNGSLAKPSSSKPICDVSESNKIIEDYKKEIEDLNRRHNMELRMAVCRSDGDDVADRPAVASKTYDPKCFTPSETPEELFINTSTSTKALESTTEDTDIELDRPTRVRLEKNVINEYYECINEIITEQSPSRGTHRNPLETIDVGHDLIPEPPDSKEDPIQRNLNNECTKSGPKDKQFSGSSGNGGTAGKGKSNEQQSKNRLDSSVSPVIKNYFKVKEQNIASDSRSSPAASGSASSSKSGGHSKGGGTLLSKRSSKEKPKSADTHKSILRNAKKQNNNVRGGSGLCREDSNISEFHIDRVVSWMSCNEETFPVGSVVGSTIMDENHGDDRSKPVREHDPIKASSSVQSNYDEDSVVSGSAKQKSDFQSLKNEVEYRLSNILDCTDSQISSGCEADTAEQQQKDKVKDLFSYLDQVERKCDKSISGVLPSESDRSELEFAAEPDYIEAVPKMNDLLELPTHQLARRVIKLSLRANELSNAMQLSKDHIATVKADKVKAIRTEKCALQGKLKEQKKHYEDIIGRHQEFIDQLIKDKSGLCDKVTQMTRRLDSQNQSWEHRLKTELERARDTALAAEKIRREKWVRENTKKIKELTVKGLELEINKMTATHQKEVAELKRQHQDEMACALGELKLQFEQKEADVRQGLVKERETTLERERQALLERFERQVTEERTIFEQQRQHLLSEFDLEKERLQKEAARKAQYAESQLEELKRENCKNLDFAQKEYVQMLKQRETKHQDELTKLQKQFESDFSIWKREHERKSKSELEERETVIRGQCRAERDQQIDRIVAKVDAETQKYQLEFDAKMNRLKEKHEAEQKEAEATEALLKQKYQDARVKLAEAEATIQNMKASAKQTDLQLNHTKKLCDDLLHEKETMREEARREVQKDMANMQREREREIERIYCRVQQAIDKKDATISALQKEIAGLKERCLKQDAIIRQQRIDYCIK
- the LOC125957296 gene encoding mucin-5AC-like codes for the protein MTPPPPPPPPPTPGTPVAPIAPSNGHVSPAPVSASLSKGPALDHNDQLMAAIRAGVTLNPTKTNDRSTPGFIQRSNGVVDANGKCDQHPGSSTDEQGIDGIKDALQAELRNTLKRKIKKQEVDNGDCTKNEEIERSIEATRSEIQLKVNGAAEPTYKHADTPKVENPLKTLVDAIDKERGVITTAATAATVPHPKQASPVLGQKPPSSNTPSNKTVDTPKSATKAVTVVMPPVQNGNTVVVNISPTPWKKAVPATTSPIVPSTPKLPEANEPIVSPTPWKKTVSSTTMTTLPKASSSPKSVANESTKSTITVTSPQAGRPEKVTSPGVAPAVANLSAMFSGGSASNTLPKTNGTLQKGAARLNSSPAPASPVVASTGSTKQATNNSFSNTLPRVKAQPTTKSTSSSPMYTATVKVPITSFVDNLRAAAAMEPLTIDTTSNGSSTGTASLPTTPKELLSPQVRSGTASIRPSQIKTLTKAGSPVSHTDILETPKAITKLPVTLIEPAPVLTAAAAASPSPATPPASPRNGDGGSKASPGNNPVQSNKERTFERATKDTKSPLNRWNDGGSGGTARKLLISHGRPNFTIKRSTSRQGFDVDVADNKDTDAPKPVFRILTDLENSEKAQDQQQQQQQQQQQQQPTPVVQHYVSFAKDLSNAPNNHPDVAVVTKILPAKVPNTETDPFLATLKDIKIDIDEMKVVVQAKDS